From Brassica oleracea var. oleracea cultivar TO1000 chromosome C3, BOL, whole genome shotgun sequence, a single genomic window includes:
- the LOC106336087 gene encoding phosducin-like protein 3, whose translation MADYHFVYKDVEGTSTQWDDIQRKLGNLPAKAPAFKPPAYTPEKDDPKDQAWFDKMTEEELEDLEDDKDLDDDRFLQEYRKKRLTELREAAKVKRYGSVTPISSSDFMREVTQASAEDWVVVCLYKDGFAECGLLLGCLDELASRYPATKFVKIISTDCIPNYPDCNLPTLVVYRHGAVKGTHVGLKSVGRRCTPESVALVLCQSEPVLNDGKSGDDDSSREAVMAGVRRQFIERVVKDHEDKDNDDDGYNSD comes from the exons ATGGCGGATTATCATTTCGTCTACAAGGACGTCGAAGGAACGTCGACGCAATGGGACGATATCCAGCGGAAGCTGGGAAACCTCCCGGCGAAGGCTCCGGCATTCAAACCTCCGGCTTATACTCCGGAGAAAGACGATCCAAAGGACCAAGCTTGGTTCGATAAGATGACAGAGGAGGAGCTCGAGGATCTTGAGGACGACAAAGATCTCGACGATGATCGCTTCCTCCAAGAATACAG GAAAAAAAGGTTGACAGAGCTGAGAGAAGCTGCTAAAGTTAAAAGGTATGGATCAGTGACTCCCATCTCAAGCTCTGATTTCATGCGGGAGGTTACACAAGCTTCTGCTGAAGATTGGGTTGTTGTGTGTCTCTACAAAGATGG TTTTGCGGAGTGTGGTTTGCTATTGGGTTGTTTGGACGAATTAGCTAGCAGATACCCGGCGACAAAGTTCGTTAAGATTATATCCACTGATTGTATTCCTAACTACCCTGATTGCAATCTTCCTACCTTGGTGGTGTACCGTCATGGTGCTGTTAAAGGAACACATGTAGGGTTGAAGAGTGTTGGTCGTAGGTGCACCCCTGAGA GTGTAGCCTTAGTTCTGTGTCAGTCGGAGCCAGTTCTCAACGATGGTAAAAGTGGAGACGATGACTCCTCAAGGGAGGCTGTGATGGCTGGAGTACGAAGACAGTTCATAGAACGAGTGGTGAAAGACCATGAAGATAAGGATAACGATGATGATGGTTACAATAGCGATTAG
- the LOC106336086 gene encoding ankyrin-2-like yields the protein MTVFSGKVVPMDYEAVTSQRLLDAILDGDTKTASDYISDPLVDVNFVGAVSLKTRRSEVVLRDESASDVRVEYEEFKTDVTALFLAVNFGNVTLVKSLLNIGADVNQKLFRGFATTVAVRGGHFEVLEILLKAGASQPACEEALMGASYHGRPRLAELLMGTDLIRPQVAVHALATACCRGFVDVVGTLLKCGVNADSTDRLLLQSSKPSLYTNVDCTALVAAIVNRQVSAVRLLLQAGVKTDIMVRLGAWSWDTNTGEEFRVGAGVAEPYPLTWCAVEFFETSGDILRLLLKVQSPNATHNGRTLLHHAVLCGNQAAVRVLLNCGADPETPIRTSRGVELRPIHIAARYGSVEIIQELVGFGCDINSKTDDEDTALMISTRRKHSECVKVLALAGADFGLVNKFGHSVVSVAESSKWRLGLERVVLELIRFGVVPYSSNASLFSPLLYVAKAGDSEALKTLVKAQGVFIDYQDEEGFSAAMLASMNGHVEAFRVLVYAGADVKLVNKSGNTVVSLSEKNGYLDMVEKVMLEFALEKDNRNMAGGFYALHCAARRGDVKAVELLNGKGYGLDVPDGDGYTPLMFAAIEGHGKMCEFLISHGANCSAKNGKGKTLLDLAVGDAEKVIRNELSRRFVVKGSTVMKHTKGGKGKKHVKGLKMLESSGVLSWGKSGKRNVVCKEVEMGMSQRFRRNRKGKGDAVEEDEGVFRVVTTGNKEVHFVCEGGLVGAEMWVRGIRLVTREAICG from the exons ATGACGGTTTTCTCCGGTAAAGTCGTTCCCATGGATTACGAGGCAGTTACATCGCAGCGTCTCCTCGACGCCATCCTCGACGGAGACACCAAAACGGCGTCGGATTACATCTCCGATCCGCTCGTCGACGTGAACTTCGTCGGCGCCGTCAGCTTGAAGACGAGGAGGAGCGAGGTCGTGCTCCGCGACGAATCGGCGAGCGATGTCCGAGTGGAGTACGAGGAATTCAAAACCGACGTGACGGCGTTGTTCCTCGCCGTTAATTTCGGAAACGTGACTCTCGTGAAGAGCTTACTG AACATTGGAGCTGATGTGAACCAGAAGCTCTTCAGGGGATTTGCAACGACTGTAGCTGTAAGGGGAGGTCATTTTGAGGTACTTGAGATCCTACTCAAAGCTGGTGCTTCTCAGCCGGCTTGTGAGGAAGCTCTAATGGGAGCAAGCTATCATGGACGCCCCAGGCTCGCTGAGCTGCTTATGGGAACTGATCTTATTAGGCCTCAGGTCGCTGTGCACGCTCTAGCCACTGCTTGTTGCAGAGGTTTTGTGGACGTTGTAGGGACCTTGCTCAAA TGCGGTGTAAATGCTGATTCAACGGATAGGCTTCTGCTTCAATCTTCAAAGCCTTCTCTATACACAAACGTGGACTGCACAGCTCTTGTCGCTGCCATTGTCAACAGACAGGTCTCTGCCGTCCGCTTGCTACTTCAG GCTGGCGTGAAGACAGATATCATGGTGAGGCTTGGAGCATGGTCATGGGACACCAACACTGGAGAAGAGTTCCGTGTGGGAGCTGGAGTGGCTGAGCCATACCCTTTAACCTGGTGTGCTGTAGAATTCTTTGAAACCAGCGGTGACATATTGCGTTTGCTTCTCAAAGTCCAATCTCCAAACGCTACTCACAACGGTCGGACTCTGCTTCACCACGCCGTCCTCTGCGGTAACCAGGCAGCGGTCAGAGTCCTCCTCAACTGTGGCGCAGATCCAGAAACTCCTATTAGAACTTCACGAGGGGTTGAGCTCCGACCGATTCATATCGCTGCACGTTACGGATCGGTAGAGATCATACAAGAACTGGTTGGCTTTGGCTGCGATATAAACTCAAAGACTGATGATGAGGACACTGCTCTGATGATCTCAACTAGACGCAAACATTCAGAGTGCGTAAAGGTACTAGCCTTAGCTGGTGCTGACTTCGGCTTAGTGAACAAGTTTGGCCACTCTGTTGTTTCGGTCGCGGAGTCAAGCAAGTGGCGTCTTGGATTAGAACGAGTAGTTCTTGAACTGATCCGGTTTGGTGTGGTTCCATATTCGAGCAACGCTTCGCTCTTCTCTCCGTTGCTGTACGTAGCTAAAGCAGGAGACTCCGAGGCGCTTAAAACGCTTGTAAAAGCTCAAGGAGTCTTTATAGATTATCAAGACGAGGAAGGCTTCTCGGCTGCAATGCTAGCTTCCATGAACGGGCACGTTGAAGCATTCAGAGTCTTGGTCTACGCAGGTGCAGACGTGAAGCTGGTAAACAAATCAGGTAACACGGTGGTTTCTCTGTCCGAGAAGAACGGGTACCTTGACATGGTCGAGAAGGTGATGCTGGAGTTTGCTCTCGAGAAAGACAACAGGAACATGGCGGGTGGGTTCTACGCTCTACACTGTGCTGCAAGGCGCGGAGACGTCAAAGCGGTGGAGCTTTTGAATGGGAAAGGATACGGTCTTGACGTCCCTGATGGAGATGGGTACACTCCTCTGATGTTTGCGGCTATAGAAGGCCATGGAAAGATGTGTGAGTTCTTAATCTCTCACGGCGCAAACTGCAGCGCTAAAAATGGGAAGGGGAAGACGTTGCTGGATCTCGCGGTTGGTGATGCTGAGAAGGTGATTCGTAACGAGTTGTCTCGGAGGTTTGTGGTAAAGGGAAGTACTGTGATGAAACACACCAAGGGAGGGAAAGGTAAGAAGCATGTGAAGGGATTGAAGATGTTGGAGTCAAGTGGAGTACTAAGTTGGGGGAAGTCTGGAAAGAGAAACGTGGTGTGCAAGGAAGTAGAGATGGGGATGAGCCAGCGGTTCAGGAGGAACCGCAAGGGGAAAGGCGATGCGGTAGAGGAGGATGAAGGGGTTTTCCGGGTGGTGACTACGGGGAACAAAGAAGTTCATTTTGTGTGTGAAGGTGGCTTGGTGGGTGCAGAGATGTGGGTGAGGGGAATAAGACTTGTGACAAGAGAGGCTATTTGTGGGTGA
- the LOC106329668 gene encoding translocase of chloroplast 120, chloroplastic-like, protein MEEKKNADDDRIINDNILMISDVHADDEDFEKQQEGSSRLNISREIQESVRKSEEASCVSPTSSLPPAPPVLGLGRGAPLLKPTPRRRVNGNVSQHPTTTTAETDETRVKFLRLSHRLGQTPRNNVVVAQFLYRLGLPELSRGSSRGVGAFISSINRAISMAEQLEGQNQDHPLDFSCTIMLLGKTGVGKSARSKAQPPLSLFLSSLLESDQLPPPFKRLTEAEISRLSEQYRVEFEHQAELEMEEENERRRPHITLPPTMPVPIPIWYDTNNHPVRTHPPIDLSNPSLLVTPVLVLPGWDHDIGYDGLSAEGTLVNVKEKMHMSYSGQVTENFRKKGANVQLEMANLVVHGEEGNRSTSLGFEMQKKTWDELSCTLRSDSNFMKHNAAAGLSVTLLGDSVSAGMKAERKLIANKRFGMDVCGGGAMTCRGDAAYGGSLEAQLLGRFFLSTLGLSVVDGHGGLAIGGNIQTQVHIGRSSDLTARANLNSRGAVQVSIRANIFEQLEHAMAALVPLFKKLLSYYSPN, encoded by the coding sequence ATGGAAGAGAAGAAGAATGCAGACGACGATAGAATCATCAACGACAATATATTGATGATATCTGATGTCCATGCTGATGACGAGGATTTTGAGAAGCAGCAAGAAGGCAGCAGCAGATTGAATATAAGTCGAGAGATTCAGGAAAGCGTAAGAAAATCCGAGGAAGCAAGTTGTGTTTCACCTACAAGTTCGTTACCTCCTGCTCCCCCAGTACTAGGCCTTGGGCGTGGTGCTCCTCTTTTGAAACCCACTCCACGACGCCGTGTCAATGGCAACGTGTCTCAGCACCCTACCACTACCACTGCAGAGACCGATGAGACCAGGGTCAAGTTTCTGAGGCTTTCACACAGATTAGGGCAAACTCCACGTAACAACGTTGTTGTTGCTCAGTTTTTGTATAGGCTTGGATTGCCTGAGCTGTCTAGGGGAAGCAGCCGTGGTGTTGGTGCCTTTATTAGTAGTATTAATCGTGCCATTTCCATGGCGGAACAGCTTGAGGGACAGAATCAGGATCATCCGCTTGATTTTTCTTGTACGATTATGTTGCTCGGTAAAACCGGTGTTGGCAAAAGTGCTCGATCCAAGGCTCAACCTCCACTGTCACTTTTTCTCTCATCTCTTCTGGAATCAGATCAGCTTCCTCCTCCTTTTAAGCGATTGACTGAAGCTGAGATTTCTAGGCTTAGTGAGCAATATCGTGTTGAGTTTGAGCACCAGGCGGAACTAGAGATGGAAGAGGAAAACGAGAGACGTCGACCTCATATTACTCTTCCACCTACCATGCCAGTACCTATACCGATATGGTATGACACTAACAATCATCCTGTTCGCACCCATCCACCTATTGATCTCTCCAACCCGTCGCTACTTGTTACTCCAGTCCTGGTACTTCCGGGGTGGGATCATGATATTGGCTATGATGGTCTAAGTGCTGAGGGGACTTTGGTTAATGTTAAAGAAAAGATGCATATGTCTTACTCGGGTCAAGTGACAGAGAACTTCAGGAAGAAAGGTGCAAACGTGCAGCTGGAAATGGCCAACTTGGTTGTACATGGAGAGGAGGGTAATAGATCAACCTCCCTAGGTTTCGAGATGCAAAAAAAGACCTGGGATGAATTGTCTTGCACTCTTCGAAGTGATTCCAATTTTATGAAACACAATGCTGCTGCTGGTCTCTCTGTAACGCTCTTGGGTGATTCGGTGTCTGCGGGGATGAAAGCAGAACGTAAGTTGATTGCTAATAAAAGGTTCGGAATGGATGTGTGTGGTGGTGGGGCAATGACCTGTCGAGGTGATGCTGCTTATGGGGGTAGTTTAGAAGCTCAGTTGCTTGGTAGGTTTTTTTTATCTACTCTGGGACTTTCTGTGGTGGATGGGCATGGGGGTCTTGCTATCGGAGGGAATATACAGACCCAAGTGCACATAGGACGTTCATCTGATCTAACTGCTCGTGCTAATCTGAACAGCAGAGGGGCAGTGCAAGTAAGCATCCGGGCAAACATCTTTGAACAGCTCGAACATGCTATGGCCGCACTTGTTCCTCTGTTTAAGAAGCTACTTAGTTATTATTCCCCTAATTAG